The Methylococcus sp. Mc7 genomic sequence CCGGGGTTTCGGGGCCAATCTGCTTGGCGTGCGCTTATCGTCAGCTCATTTTCCGCTCCATGCGCGAGACTGTCCCTTCCGGGGTTCCGGAATCAGGGATTCGAGGCGTGCGGCAGGCATTTCCCGTCATCCGGACGCCGCCGCCCACAGCCGATTCTGAAGCATCACGAACACGGCTACGTTTGCCGCCACGCCACGGCCGAAATCGAGGATCAGCCGGCGGGCATGGGCGACGAACTTCGCCGCCCGGTACATGATCTCCTGTAGCACGGTCCGGATGCGGCGGCGCTTGGCCGGATGACGGATCGGCGCAATCTCGCCGGTCAGGCCGATCTGTCCCAAGAGACGCAGGCAGTTGTAGGCGAAGGCCGCCAGATGCAGGATCACGTCGTTGGTGTCGAACTTGCCCGAGGGCAGCCGCTCCAGATCAAGGTCGGTCTTGAACTCGGAGTGGAACTGCTCATGCATGCCGTGGTGCTGGTAGAGTTCGATCACTTCCTCGGCGGAACAGGAGAGCGTCGTCCACCAGCCTTCCAGTTCGACCTCCGGGGCCAGCAGGTGTTGGCCCTTCTTGTCGATGGTGCGCTCGGTCACCTGGGCGACCAGGCGGAAGGAGCGCTTCTCCTTGTGCCAGGCGCGTTCCACTTCCAACGACAGCAACGCAACCCGCTTGCCTGGACGAGCCTCGGCAAAGGCGCCCGCCTCCTCGGCGCGCTTGACCCAGTCCCCCTTGTCCTGCTTGCGGGGGTTCCACTTGCAGATGAAGTCGAGGCTTCGCCCCAGCGCGGCTTGCCGGTCTCGCTCCGCGGCCTTGGCGAACAGAAGCTGTGCGCCGTCGAAACCGCTGTCCTCGCGCAGCAGCACGGGCTGATCCGGTTTGACCAGGCGTTCGATGCGCGGAAACAGCCGCTCGTAGAAGTAGTGCGTCTCGAACGCCGAGTGGCGGGACCCTGGCCTCAGTTCCAGCCCGGTGTTCCAGCCTTCGTTGCCGAGATAGGCGGCAATCGGCGTGTAACCGTCGAAGCCCTGATAGGTGCGCGACACCGCTTCCTTCTTCGTGCCACTATTGTCCATGGCGAAGGTATCGATGTCGCAGCAGACATAGCCCTTGTGCGGCGTGATCGGCGCCTCGGTTCGCTCCAGCAGCCTCAGGGAAAGCTCATCGGCCAGATCGCGGATGGCTTCCGCCTTGGCATTCAGACGCTGGCGCAGCCACACGGCTCCGGGCACCTTCGTCAGCCCCAGCGACTCCTTGAAGAAGCGATCATTCCGGAATGGCTCGATGGCTTCGAAGTCGCTCTTGCCCAGACT encodes the following:
- a CDS encoding IS1380 family transposase, encoding MPRFEVKQSSKLQLTSYSGLALIGQCCQAAQVEAVIDPKIPVSQGMRTSDIVKSVVGLLSLGKSDFEAIEPFRNDRFFKESLGLTKVPGAVWLRQRLNAKAEAIRDLADELSLRLLERTEAPITPHKGYVCCDIDTFAMDNSGTKKEAVSRTYQGFDGYTPIAAYLGNEGWNTGLELRPGSRHSAFETHYFYERLFPRIERLVKPDQPVLLREDSGFDGAQLLFAKAAERDRQAALGRSLDFICKWNPRKQDKGDWVKRAEEAGAFAEARPGKRVALLSLEVERAWHKEKRSFRLVAQVTERTIDKKGQHLLAPEVELEGWWTTLSCSAEEVIELYQHHGMHEQFHSEFKTDLDLERLPSGKFDTNDVILHLAAFAYNCLRLLGQIGLTGEIAPIRHPAKRRRIRTVLQEIMYRAAKFVAHARRLILDFGRGVAANVAVFVMLQNRLWAAASG